The nucleotide window TGTCGACCAGACTTCTGAGTGGGCATCCATCTTCCAGCCGCATATATCTCTCGTGAGCTAGTATGACGGCTCGTTCTCTGCGCAATTTCAACGGTGGGATGTTTGCCATAATCTCGCCAGCGGCAATTGGcgttgtcctaaaggttccacagattaGTCTTAAGGCTTGGTTCTGAACAGAGTCTAGGCTTGCTAAGGTCGTTTGCGAGGCCCAGACCTGGACAGGAAGACTGTAGTCCATGTGAGAGCTTACTGCACCCATGTACAGTCCCCTCAGCACGTCAGCTCTCGCTCCCCACTTCGTTCCAGCTAGTTTCTTTACGATATTCAACTTCTCGGAAGCTGTTTCTTTTACCTGCTGTATATGATCGCACATAGTCAGTTTCTGATCGAGAATCACTCCAAGGTACTTGGGCTTTTTATCCCATTCCAGAATCTTGCCATCCATTCTAAGCTCGACAGGTTCCTTCAATATATCACGGCCCAGCGTAAACCATGAGTAAACCGACTTCGAGTGGTTTACCTCAAGGTTCCACATTCTGGCGTAGCAGGATATAGTTGTTAATGCCTGCTGGAGAGTGTCAATGAGTTGTTGACGGTCTCTCCCTGACTCCCACAACACGATATCATCTGCAAACAACAGCTTCTGACATTTCAAAAGAGCCGGCAAGTCGTTGATAAAGACCAAAAACAGCGTACAGCTGAGTGCCGATCCCTGCGGCACCCCCTGCTCAAGTGGAAGTTTCCTCGACAAGTGCTTACCAACACGAGTCTGTACCGTTCTTTCCGTGAGGAAATTTTGGATCCACCTAAGCATATATGAACCGACACCTAAGTTCATCAGTTTCAACAACAAGCCGACGGAGACCCTCCCGCTATAGTTCCAGCTTTCTGGTCTCTGGACGGACGTTTAAGAAACATTTGTGCGCTGCCTCGATGTGAAATTAGTGTCCACGTGACACACGCTGTTTCTGAATAGTGACACCATCTCAATTGATGTTCATGTATCACAGACGCAGTAATATGGCCATTCGGACTAATCCAGAGATATTGACTTGACCATTGTCTGATTCATTGACAGCTATATAGTTTTAACTCTTAAGAAGATATAATTTGATCTGTTGAGCTACTAACCATGACTCTTCAGTTACGTCAGTTTCTTTGATCCGGAAATATCAAGAACgaagtttttaaaagtacatACAAAAATTACTCTGGTTCTAGGATGCCTTtcaaaagggagataaacctaaagaacactgttttttttttgttgtcattttgTTGCCTCCCCTACATACTTGTCACTGAACAGGCTGGTATAGTGGGACTTTCGTTTTTTGAAAGAAACTATTAAATTTCGGTTGTATTTATCACTCGATGTGGAAAGTACATATAAGTTTAATCAGTTTTGTAGTAATATGTATTTAGTTATCATTGTTGCAATTATGAGGTTGTATATGGCATAAACAATAGGTCTACAATTGCTGCAAATTTCTAGTTTATTTACCCATTTTATCGCAAAGTCCCCAGCTATACACACGTACTGGTCAATAATTCCGTTGCTATAGTGACCTAGATGGCTCTCCCAGTTcttatctcggatcaagttgaaacgttgcacaattattcattgttcctaacaaaatacgaattaataataaaaaaaaaaaacaatggttcATTAAATAAtagtagttaattaattttgttttgatggAGAAAAGGGAAGTAAATATTACAGTATTTAGACATATGGTTGTAAATATGGAGTTCTTCCCATTTTAAaccgtatttttaaaaatatattttgcttgttatttgaTAATGATTCTTTAAAAATACGATGGACTGTGAATAAGCTCTTCACTCATTAGAAAAGTATTGTACTTTAGTTTTAAGAATCTAAATGCAACACTTCCTATTTCTCCAATCAGTGCATTAAAACGGATCTATCAATTATGTGCAATGACTgtattattctatttttaatttgattacCGAAGATATCGTGAAATAAAATGACTGACGTATCCACATCTGTTAGTTgtaaccacagacctatatatattatatctaggaCATGGACATCTTTTAACAcaacaaaatgtgaaaaaaaaacttttttaaaaacatgaaacaaagcgttgttttgtaaagtcttttttcaaccctaacctatgtaacataattaaatgtttatatctagatctagtaattcaacatcgaaaataagatcacttttgtttcataattattattttgcaatgtttatatacattaaacaaaatcaatctatttaaatgtacataagatgactaaaatcaatagacgtgaattatttcgatctatgATTTTGAAACATTGTCttaactaacaggaaatggctttgtttcatgaatttgcgtgaatatatagttctgtgattaatacataacactctatatatataggtctgtgagttgatcaatcgcggataagaatttgttttcgttttccagtctagatataatatatataggtctgtggttctAACTTTAAGTTACAAACATTTAGGATCACAGTGTGCAACTAAGTGTTCGTCGTCGCATATTATAGATAGTGATGGATGATATTTTGCATAAAGgtttaactattttgtttttaggttgttgttttttttttggtcaaatgTAACAAAAATTTAGTCTGTGTTTAAAAGTGTAGTTGAAGCAGAagctttgtttttcatttaGGTTCTATCTACACAAACTAAACTACAACAACAGAGGTATTCAAAAGTACAACTACGTCCGTTGTTTGTTGTGTATTTTATGTCCTCCTGACAGTTTATCGTAAGACTAATCACTGACCACTGTCCGGCTATTAATAGACGGTCCCCAGTAGTGACCTCAGACCGCCTTGATTAAGTCCCCTAAATCGATTTGACACGGACATAAGCAAAATGAAACCACGTGTTGAAACGAAGGATTTTTCTACTTCCTttgtaactctttctctctctctctctctctctttccctctctctctctctctctctctctttccctctctctctttccctctctctctctctctctccctcccatcCTTTTCTCACGCTCTCACAATCTCGTTTGTTCTGAATGTTTTTGCTTCTCTTTCATCCTGTCTGTCACGGCGTTAACCTTTTGTAGTGGTCACAATAGTAGTGGTCAAGTCTGTCTTACTTAGTGTCTAATTATAGAATCTCTCACAATCTGTCCGTTcccatccctctctctctctttctatctatctatctatctatctatctatctctgtatatatatatatatatatatatatatatatatatatatatatatatatatatatatatatatatatatatatatatatatatatatatatatatatatacatatacatggGACTGATTGCAACACTATTTcaatttacatatttatttattcaatctTTCTTTCCCTTGCAAGCTTGTTGTTTAGTTACATTCTCTcttgttattttgtttagatacattttctcttattttgtttagttacattctctgttgttattttgtttagttacattctctgttgttattttgtttagttacattctctgttgttattttgtttagttacattctctgttgttattttgtttagttacattttctcttattttgtttagttacattctctgttgttattttgtttagttacattctctgttgttattttgtttagttacattctctgttgttattttgtttagttacattttctcttattttgtttagttacaTTCTCTcttgttattttgtttagttacaTTTTCTcttgttattttgtttagttacaTTCTCTcttgttattttgtttagttacaTTTTCTcttgttattttgtttagttacaTTTTCTcttgttattttgtttagttacaTTCTCTcttgttattttgtttagttacaTTTTCTcttgttattttgtttagttacaTTCTCTcttgttattttgtttagttacaTTCTCTcttgttatttttctatttgtttcattttgtccCCTTACTCTGTAAACTCAGATCAAAGCCCGCCCACACACACCCTCCTACACCTACacttgaaacacacacacacactgtataAAACAAACTTCAGAGACAAAAGGGAATGAGATTCCCCACACCAAATGCCCCGGATACTTGTTACGTTTTGAACTGTTTTCAATAAAATATGAACTTAATGGGCAGACATGGAACTGTTCTTTCACGCAGTCTGAGAGATATTAGCACCTTTAGCAGAAGTAACACTCGATAAAGTGCTAATGGTAAAATATGGCACCCACGGGGATCTCAAAGGAAAAGAGGAAGTAATCatcagaactttttttttttggctccgAATGATGATGTCTGGTGGTTTTGTAGTTTGTGCTTTGCGTTGCTGAAGAGATCAGAGTGTAAATATTTGGTTCAGGATTGAAATATTTAGTCGCCATTTAAAGGCACGTGAAAGTGGAGGATTAAAGCAAGATGCATTGTGCTGTACAAATAACACCCTAGTACTTTTTTTCTGAAATGTGTAAGACCTCTACATGAACTATGGTTGGCTGTCTGGACGAGcagtttgctcgctggactgtagatcggtcgtctcgatggtcttgGGTTCAttccctgcccgctgccatcccccgtcgtcctgcgcgaggtttggactaggaagttgATTACCggtatcttcaactctgaagaaacatcccaAATATGTCAAACAAATCTAGTTTCATGAATCTTCAGCCATTAACTTAATTTGATCTGAAAGCGATATGTTGTAAAGATTGTAAAACCTTCTAATAATCTTGTGTTTCGATTTAGTCCTCCAGTTTTTATTAGTAATCGACGATTATTGGTGTCTGTTATAGAAAACTAAATCACGATTCCTTTGATCAATGACTGGTAAATTTGTAGGATatcactaaaaaacaaaaactggtcAACCAACACTAATTAGCTCACGTGACCCACGAGATGACTCGCCAATACGGCTAAATATTTTCGTCGGCTATTGTTTTAACAAGGGCTGTACAAGACTGGACTGATGATGACCAATGTAAATATAGACTCACTGATAACATTAAGTTTTAAatagttccctttcagaccatgcctAGTGCCATTGGAGaatggagtgggttgcctgaatcagcaaggaaaaccaatgacttaccagagattaagtcactgattaacatgcatgactagattgacatgtGACATTCTTAGGACgtagtaattatcttctcttttgaaataaCCCTTAaaatattagataagataagatgcggtctatagggacgacgatgtaaaggtgatctgtttctgtggcccaacgagggtgtcatgaggccagcgcAACgtccaaacgcctttacttttccccaaccaatgtcaggtacctggTTGGAAATTcaaaatcgcagtcttcaccagtacacgaacccgggaccttccgATTTGGAAGGCGAGCGCTTTAGCACTTGGCCACCATTGCTTTCAAAGTTCGAAATACatgttcaataaataaaaactttgttttttaatgtagtAATGTGATCGTGGTCTAAAATTACAACAACGATGCTTTCGTGATACAAAGCTGTAGACTTCCGAGTCTGTCTCAACAGGACAAcaagacaacataaacacatttaaCGCCATAACTTCTCTCGGGCgttagtttaaaatgtaatacaaaagttaaaaatggtATTTACTGCTTGAATGTTGTCAGGAGAAGTTATCTAACCTTTCGCCGTCTTCAAGTCCTTGTTGGtgctatttttaaataaacgAATAATGattttccgtaaaaaaaataattccgaACTAACTTTTAACTGCCTCTTGAGagtgtgtatctgtgtgtgtgtgtgtgtgtgtgagagagtgatAGTTTGATAGTTCTAAAAGATCTCATGAACTCAACACTTTCCTccgttatttttttccattctccctcccccaccccaaaTTTCTTTTATCCGCcatgttggttttattttttccccAAGTTACCCCCTTGTTTCAGGAAATTAAATTCCAGAAAGGCCCGGTGTGCGATTACAGAAAGATACCCCTTGATTTGTGCCCATGACCAGTGTATCACAGCACCGCACAGGCAGAGGGGGGAATAACTGTGGGTTCTAATGATACCATGGTAAAGGAGTTGTCTTCCGTGACGCTGTCCTTATCAGGGGGAAGTAATACGTGGATTGTGTTTCAGAGTTgtgtgaatttttatttttttgtttgaactgGACTGCTCAGCTGATTTGTTGCTAGATGTTGGATATTACTTTGATGTTAGCTTATAGCTAAATCGAGATACGAtgtgcatcctctgtttggagCCCCtcaattaaagaaaacacaATCAAACTAGAACAGGTGCAAAATAGAGTCGTATGAATGACAATAAACTAATATTCCCATTTAATTAGACTAACaatattagtaaaatcactataattagagacacttcaggacagaagcctaaaaagtagcaataatgcataaaacactaaaccataatttacaaatataaaaaaataataaatactcGTAAGTCACAAAGATGAAGGAGTGACGGTCACAAACTCTAAAATTAGACGATAATCCCTATATGGTTCATCTTCCATAATACCTTTAGAGTTTAAAGGATGGAATGGATCAGCAGTATCAACCAGGATGACCTATGACCTAGTAAAATATAAGTCTCTATCATGTACGACTAGATTTATATAAGTAAACgcaaaatgaaaaataatgagcttctgtaaaataaaattcaaatagTTATGTGTAAACTTACATGTAAATGATCTCTAGCTAAATTTACAGCAATGGATCCTGGATGTCCTTTTGTAAACGTATCTAACAATGTCACAGagatgtgcccccccccccccatccaaagtaagagaaaaataaattcatttcacTTTCGCTGCCTCCGAAAGATCGTGAAAATCGCGTGGCTCAAAAGAGTGTCCAACTCAGAGACACATACTCGAACTGGGCTTTCTCAGCATATATACAATCCTCAGACAAAGCCCCCCTGCGCTGGCCCGGTCATGTCCGCCGGATGGAAGACAATCGTATCCCGAAAGTTATCCTTTATGGACAACTCGTCACATGGCCACAGAAAAACTAATCGTCTCCTCCTCCGTTATGTGAAACCCCAAAGCAGTGGACATTCATTTTGACTACTGGGATGACATAGTCCTAGACCGCACCATGTCGAGAGATACGATGActaagaaagctatagacagtgGAAAAaagcctcagctctggaaggaAAGAGTGCCACGTGAAAATGTCTGGTTCCTCTCAGCCAAAAAAAGGCTGTCACCTTAGTATATGAGGACGGGGGGTGTCTCTCGAGAATAGGGCgcctccttctgtctcggaagacaatggatgctccCAGTGACATGAACAAGTGCTATACGAGATGAACCCTAATTGTTACGGCTGAAGACGGCCAACTACCTATGTAACAATGTCACTGGAATGTGCCCACGTGTTGATTACGAGTAAACCACACCTTATGCGCACCTACATCATgtttgttctgttgtcacagattaatagtaaattactgtagacgttactaattaataatgataataacgagactgtctttatcaagatagacatatataactaacttttatttccgtccgattctttgctttataaaacataaacaacaaacaatgacgtaatatcttctaatattagtacatccttccttttgaagctattatcacatccttccttttaaagttcttaatacttatatttacaaggaattttgacaactcgaccacttctggttgtcttgaccggcacagcaagttctctagatgttggtttataattgtctgtttcgtttgttctaacagtttgctgtttattgtcttcgtcggtgtcatagtacccagagatgtcttcttcgtagctcttgtttaaaaaccgttgatttcgtctgtatgttttcccatcatttgtctttatgatgtaagatctgggtgatggatgtttcttaatgacgactgctttctgccatgtttgtcctagacgaactctcaccttctccccgacagagtagtctttaggtaaccttgcttttgaatcgtatttcactttgcttttcctctgtcgttcgttgagtgatgtctctgcattttcagctaccgatggtttcagaGCCTCACTATTTACCACCATGGATTTAAATAGAGGATTCTGGCAAATAAAAATGGAAGAAAAGTCTAAACAATATACTGCTTTCAAATGTATACTACCCGGGTTTGAAGGGATATATGTATGGAATGTCATGCCATTTGGGTTAGTTAATAGCACAGCCACATTCCAAAAATGTATGAGCAAACTATTATCAGGCATAGACAATGTAATCTCATATGTTGATGACATTTGTGTTTTCACTGAATCAGAAAAGGAACATCTAGACACACTAGAAGAAATATTTGCTAGTCTAAAACAACATAGAATGACAATTGCTCccaataaattaaatcttgtaAATAATGAAATTCAATTTTTAGGCTACAACATCACTAACAGTAAAATAACTCCCACCAAAGCAAACATCagtaaaataagaaatattaaggaacctaaaacaaaaaaggatgTCAGAGCACTATTAGGCTTgtgcaacttttatagaaaattcATACCCAACTATGCCCAACTAATTCAGCCCTTAGAAGAATTTACTAAGAAGAAACACTCAAATATAATACACTTAGATGATAGCAGCAGAGAGGCACTAACTAGACTAAAGGATAAATTTAATGAGAAATTAGAGTTAGGGAGTATTGATCCCATTTCACAACTCCTACTGTACACTGATGCATCCAATAATGGTATAGGAGCATGCCTACTGCAACAGAAAGAGTCAGATCTAAAACCCATAGTCCATATAAGTAGAACATTATCTAAAgcagaaagaaaatattcaattataGAAAAGAACTATTAGCTATAGTATGGAGCATAGTCAAACTAAAACACTATTTGCTAGGAAGATTCTTTACAATTAAATGTGACCATAAACCATTGTTAGCacttaaaagaaaagaactAAAGAATAACAGAATAAATAGGAAGACAGGTAGATCATGAAACAGATACAAATGAGGACAATGACATTGTACATATCAGTCAAAGTATTCTGAGTAATTtcacaacataaataaaaacaacctgACATTTTCAATTAGGTCaacttgacatttttttcttgctatgatGTAACTAGGTCAtgacatatttttgttacaCTTACTTGTACCATTTCAGTGGGTcatgataacatttttttttcttttcattgatgGTATTGTACTATCATTTCTTAATTAATTGTACATTATATTTACTTagcataatttaataataatatagaatttCATAATAACTAGATTAAACATGCTCAcgcaaaatatttcaatataattgtaaataaatgatCTATTATTGTTTAACTATATTTCAAGGGAATAAAGCCTCAAATTGTATTGATATTTTTTCAATAACATACTTGTATAATAGATGTAAGCAAACTAATGTATATTTTTCTAAGCAAACATTTTGAAAGTTGAACAATATATTTGTCAATTATGtgcaattattcatagttgaaATGAATGACATGACATCTATAATTATGTATGATTAATGAAGTACCATTAAGGTGATTAATTAGATCAAGCTTGACATGATTAATTAAGCTACTAGACAAATGCATATGATATTACTATCATATGCGCttttgtcaaagattttttgtcaaaaatctTTTCCAGGGGAAGGGGCGTATGTCATGtatcagttttagaacccctgtaatatttggtgactagtagtcACTGAACTATTCCGTGCTAACTGCACGAGAAATTTTGCCTGGTCAAGTAACTGACCACGAGGTGGACACCTCAGTTGTTCTAGAGGAGTGCTATGGATATTTTTTGACAGCAGAGTTATGTATAAgtattgaagttattataatTGATTTGTATTCAGAACATATTTCTCTGGACGTATAAtttgtgatggctgaagtcgccagtatcTTTTGTGATATATTATTGTGTGAATAAAA belongs to Biomphalaria glabrata chromosome 12, xgBioGlab47.1, whole genome shotgun sequence and includes:
- the LOC129922118 gene encoding uncharacterized protein LOC129922118 yields the protein MLRWIQNFLTERTVQTRVGKHLSRKLPLEQGVPQGSALSCTLFLVFINDLPALLKCQKLLFADDIVLWESGRDRQQLIDTLQQALTTISCYARMWNLEVNHSKSVYSWFTLGRDILKEPVELRMDGKILEWDKKPKYLGVILDQKLTMCDHIQQVKETASEKLNIVKKLAGTKWGARADVLRGLYMGAVSSHMDYSLPVQVWASQTTLASLDSVQNQALRLICGTFRTTPIAAGEIMANIPPLKLRRERAVILAHERYMRLEDGCPLRSLVDNWEGRRRLKNRPCFMHVARGLVREANLPVERAALSPSGSIFPMEALGMPTIRKSLLDPVVTKQSPTTRLLQAARETIASYPAGVTTIYTDGSVRTLEGTVKAGYGAVVRLSGNPESDELSGSCQQKSSLEAELEAMFQALDWVATMVRNGTASAHDIVLFTDSVAALEAIERLDEGARRFNVGVSR